The proteins below are encoded in one region of Belonocnema kinseyi isolate 2016_QV_RU_SX_M_011 chromosome 5, B_treatae_v1, whole genome shotgun sequence:
- the LOC117173859 gene encoding uncharacterized protein LOC117173859, translating to MANLRAYASSRSSTPVIDGSSSCTNFPLPKLQLPTFSGSYEERLGFRDSFVAIIEKDASIPKIQKLRYLRSYVRDNASRVTENLQATEANYEVAWKLLDERYNNKRIIIHNHMQALIGSPALLNKESAVCLRNLLDTALRHVRALKVLEEPTNK from the coding sequence ATGGCAAATTTGCGAGCATATGCGAGCTCGCGCAGCTCTACACCTGTCATTGATGGTTCGAGTAGCTGCACGAATTTTCCACTACCCAAGCTTCAGCTCCCCACTTTCTCCGGTAGCTACGAAGAACGGCTCGGTTTTAGAGATTCGTTTGTAGCAATAATTGAAAAGGATGCGAGTATTcctaaaattcagaaattaagaTATTTAAGATCCTACGTAAGAGATAATGCTTCACGAGTAACCGAAAATTTACAAGCTACAGAAGCTAATTACGAGGTAGCTTGGAAGCTTCTTGACGAACGATACAAtaacaaaagaattattattcataatcaCATGCAGGCTCTAATTGGCTCGCCAGCCTTGTTAAACAAAGAATCCGCGGTGTGTTTGAGAAATCTGCTTGATACAGCACTTAGGCATGTGCGTGCATTAAAGGTTCTAGAGGAACCCACTAATAAGTAG